The bacterium genomic sequence GACGTCGTTGTTGTCGAAGGCCTCGGTGATCGACTCCCACAGGTCGCGCCCCCCGTTCTCCCACCACTCGGGGGCCGGGTTTTCGAAGTCGATCGCCAGCTTGACCATCCTGTTCATGCGTCCCCCTGCTTTCGTCGCACGCGCGGCTTCCACCCGTACGTTTCGAGGTCGATGCGCCCGCGCCGGTCGAAGTCGACGCCCTCGGATTCGAGGAGTGCGCGTTGGAGGTCGGCGAAGGCCCGCTCCCCCCGCGCGCTGATCTCCCCCTTCGCGTTGATCACGCGGTGCCAGGGAACGTCCTCGTCCCCGGTGAGCGCGTTCAACGCATACCCCACCTGACGCGCCGCCCGCGGCATTCCGGCGAGCGCGGCGACCTGTCCGTAGGTCGACACGCGCCCTTCCGGAATCCGCCGCACGACGCGGTAGACCGGAGACCAGCCGCTCATGCCGCGAGCCCGGAGTGGCGCAGCAGGGCCTCGGGCGTGGGCGCCCGACCGCGGAAGGCTTCGAAGACCTCCATGGGGGGCGCGCCGCCACCGAGGGCGAGCACGGTTTCCCGGAACCGCCGGCCGGTCTCGACCACGGCCGCCTCGTCCTCGAGTCCCGCGTCCTCGAACGCGGAGAAGGCGTCCGCCGACAGCACCTCGGCCCACTTGTAGCTGTAGTAGCCGGCCGCGTAGCCCCCGGCGAAGATGTGCCCGAAGCTGCAGAGGAAGCGGTCCTCCGGCAGCGGGGGCAGCACGGTCGTCTTCTCCGCCACGTCCCGCTGGACGTCGAAGATCCTCTGCCCCGAGGCCGCGAGATCTTCACGATGGAGTTTCATGTCCATCGTCGCGAAGTAGAGCTGTCGGAGCATGGCGCTGCCCGCCCGGAAGGTGCGCGCCGCCTCGATCTTCTCGAAGAGTGCGTCCGGGAGGGGCTCACCCGTTTCGAAGTGGCCCGAGAGGCCGATCAGGGTGGCGCGGTGGTAGCACCAGTTCTCCATGAACTGGCTCGGCAACTCGACGGCGTCCCATTCGATGTTGCGGATGCCCGATGCGAGGCCGTAGTCGACGCGGGTCAACATGTGCTGCAGGCCGTGGCCGAATTCGTGGAAGAGCGTGAGCACCTCGTCGAAGGACATGAGTGAGGGCCGGTCCCCGACCGGGGGCGTCTGGTTGCAGACGAGGTAGGCCACGGGCTCGCGCGCCGCGTCTCGCCCGAGCCGCGTCCGTCCGAGGCACTCGTCCATCCATGCGCCGCCTCGCTTGTCGCCCGGACGGCTGTAGGGATCGAGGTAGAACGCCGCGATCGGCGCGCCCGCTTCGTCCTTCACCCGGAAGAAACGCACGTCGGGATGCCAGGTGGGCGCCTCGCCGTCCGCCGCCTCGATCGAGACGCCGAAGAGACGCCCGGCCAGGGCGAAGAGGCCCTCGAGCACCCGAGGCATCGGGAAGTAGGGCCGGAGCTCCTCCTCCGAGTAGTCGAAGCGTTCCTCGCGAAGACGTTCGGCGTAGTAGCCCACGTCCCAGAGCGCGAGTCCGCCTTCGAGCCCGCGCTCCGTCGCGAACGACTGCAACGACGCGAGATCGTCCTTCGCCGCGTCGATCGAGGCCGTTCGCAGGTCCTCGAGCAGTCGGTCCACCTCCGTGACGGAGGGGGCCATCTTCGCGTCGACCGACAGGGCGGCGTAGCTCTCGAAACCGAGGAGTGCCGCCATCTCCTGGCGCAACTCGAGGATCCGCCCGATCAGCGGCGTGTTGTCGAGCTCGCCGCTCCCCGCCTTGGTCACGTGGGCGCGGTAGAGCTGCTCGCGCAGATCGCGCCTTTCCCCGTGCTCGAGAAAAGGAAGGAGAACCGGCGCATCGAGCGTGATCCGCCACGGGCCGGCCTCGGCCGTCGCGCTGGCCTCGCCCTCTTCCGCGGCGCTCTGGGCCGCCAGCGCCCGCAGGCTGTCCGGCGTGCCGGCCATCTCCGCCTCGTCGCGGAGCACGAGGGCGAAGGCCTTCGTCGCGTCGAGCACGTGGTTGCTGAATTTCGTCCCGAGCTCGGCGAGCTCCGCCTGGATCGCGTTGAAGCGCTCGCGCTCCGCATCGCCCAGGCCGACCCCGGCGTGACGCGCCTCGCGCAGGAGGCTCTCGACGATCCGCTGCTGCGCGTGCTCGAGGGTCGTGAACCGGTCGCTCGCGCGGAGGGCTTCGAGGCCGTCGTAGAGGGGCCGGCTCTGGGCCAGGCGCAGACCGAAGCCGATCACCTCGCCCTGGACCTCCGCGTGGGCCTCCCGGAGCGCATCGCTGTTCTTCACGCCCATCAGGTGGCCGACGAGCCCCCAGCCGTAGCCGAGTCGATCGGACATCGCCTCGAGTCGCTCGACGAGTCCGGTCCAGGTCGGCTCGAGATCGGCTTCCAGCGCCGTGAGCTCGTCCTCGAGCTCCGCGATCAGCGCACGGATCCCCGGCACGACGTGGCTCGCTTCGATCTCGTCGAATCGCGGCAATGCGCCTGCCGCATGGAGCGGGTTCGCTCCGTTCCCCTCTCGAGCTGCCGATCCGGCCACCGATCCCCCCCTCTTGGATGTCCGTCGACTGGACGATTCGTGCGTCGATCGGCCACATCCGAGGGGAAAATTAGCCACCCGAGCGCAACCAGCCCAGCATCGAGCCGGAATCCGGGTCCGATGGAATCAGGCCTGCCCGAGATCCTCGACGTCGATCGGGCACCCGCGCTCGTCCCAGGCCGCGAAGCGACGGCGGCGGGGGCGCGGGGGGCGTTCTTCGGAGGCAGGTCCCTCGGCCGCGAGCACGGGACGTCCGACGCGCGCGACGAGACGGGAAATCTCGTACGCGGTCCAGGCGACACAAAGCATGCCCAGCAGGGGGATCATCACGACTCCGGGGCGAAGAGCGGAGAGCCCGACATCGGGTTCCGTCCCTTCGTGGGGATCCGCGCCCGGTTCTCGCAGGAATCTTGAACGGATCCCGTCCCAGCGGAGGGAGTTGCCGCTCCGCTGCCCCCCGAAGAAGCGGATCAGCCGCGCGATTGCGTCTCCTCCGCCGATCGCGGCCCACCGCGGACGAAGAGCGAGAGCGCGACGGCGACCGCGACGTTCACACCGCAGCCCACCACGCCGACGTGGACGCCGGCCAGACGCGTGACGTCGCTGAAGGTCAGCGTGATCGAGAAGAGCGTGCCGGCGACGATCCCCGCCAGCACGGGCCCCGTCTGGAGCCTCGACCAGTGGAGCGCGATCAGGAACGCCGGGACGCACTGGATCAGGAGCTCCATCTTCAGCTCGATCAATCGCCAGAGCGTGAGCTCCCGGGCCAGCGCGAACGGAATCGTCGCGAGGAGCACCGCCGCCGCGAGCCGTTTCCCGAACCGGGTCGCCGCCGCGTCGCTCCCCTCCGCGCCGAGCAGATCTCGTGAGAGCAGCGACCCGAGCGAGAGCAGGCACGAGTCCGCCGTCGACATGATCGCCGAGAGCGCGCCCAGGAAGACGATCAGGGCCGCCGCGGTCGCGAAGCCCCCCGCGCT encodes the following:
- a CDS encoding MGMT family protein — protein: MSGWSPVYRVVRRIPEGRVSTYGQVAALAGMPRAARQVGYALNALTGDEDVPWHRVINAKGEISARGERAFADLQRALLESEGVDFDRRGRIDLETYGWKPRVRRKQGDA
- a CDS encoding M3 family metallopeptidase; translation: MPRFDEIEASHVVPGIRALIAELEDELTALEADLEPTWTGLVERLEAMSDRLGYGWGLVGHLMGVKNSDALREAHAEVQGEVIGFGLRLAQSRPLYDGLEALRASDRFTTLEHAQQRIVESLLREARHAGVGLGDAERERFNAIQAELAELGTKFSNHVLDATKAFALVLRDEAEMAGTPDSLRALAAQSAAEEGEASATAEAGPWRITLDAPVLLPFLEHGERRDLREQLYRAHVTKAGSGELDNTPLIGRILELRQEMAALLGFESYAALSVDAKMAPSVTEVDRLLEDLRTASIDAAKDDLASLQSFATERGLEGGLALWDVGYYAERLREERFDYSEEELRPYFPMPRVLEGLFALAGRLFGVSIEAADGEAPTWHPDVRFFRVKDEAGAPIAAFYLDPYSRPGDKRGGAWMDECLGRTRLGRDAAREPVAYLVCNQTPPVGDRPSLMSFDEVLTLFHEFGHGLQHMLTRVDYGLASGIRNIEWDAVELPSQFMENWCYHRATLIGLSGHFETGEPLPDALFEKIEAARTFRAGSAMLRQLYFATMDMKLHREDLAASGQRIFDVQRDVAEKTTVLPPLPEDRFLCSFGHIFAGGYAAGYYSYKWAEVLSADAFSAFEDAGLEDEAAVVETGRRFRETVLALGGGAPPMEVFEAFRGRAPTPEALLRHSGLAA